One Leptodactylus fuscus isolate aLepFus1 chromosome 11, aLepFus1.hap2, whole genome shotgun sequence genomic window, GTAGAGAAATGTCTATGGCCCTCCAGAAACAGCATCACtcttgtccataggttgtgtgtgGGATTGCAAATGATCCTGTTCACTTCAGTGGAGCTGTGGTGCAAAACCTGGCATATGCCTCTgcgtaagggagcctgcacacagagtaaacgcgcgtgtatttttgcaaaatacacatgtaaaaatatacatgtaaaaataagactcccattgacgtcaatgacattttacaggcgtatttttgcatgtgtaaaaaatataaatgaagtcaatgggagtcttatttttacaggtgtattttgcaaaaatacacgtgcatttactccgtgtgaaggctccttatTATGTACCACATGAGCACAACTCTGCTACATGCACCACATAAGCacaacacacactcagctctattacatgcacaacacaatacacacacaccaagctctgctacatgcacaccacatatacagcaCTATTACACGCACACCACGTACACAGCTCTGCGTATCTAATTACATACACCCTGTTGAACATTGTACATACACACGCTTAGCTCTGCTGCAGTAACGTTAGCTCTCATTCACACACTGCGCATTTGATTATTATTTGGGCGCCCCGTGTACAGGTGCTGCCCAGAGCCCGGCTCCTCCCATCCATATGACTGGTCACATGGTGGTGACGTCATCGCAGGTCCTGTAGTCGTCCTAGGATCTGGCATCTACCCTGCGCTGATCGGCTGAGCCCGGGCGCGGAGCCCCGATGTCCggtatataggggagggggcagtaTGGGGGAGCTGAGGGGCTTCGTATAGCGGCgctgtgtgtgtgcaggggaggGGCTTGTTGTATAACTGCCGGCTACGTGATACACAGGGTTAATGGGGCTCCGGACTTGTGTAACTGCAGGGGCCACTCAGTAACTGGCTTATACCTGCTCACTGCGCGGTCCTGCtacagtgtgtcagtgcaggGACATGGATCAAACACTCAGCGGTGAACAGGCGTGGTCTGACTGTAAACTAGGCGCCATTCACTGACTGCAAACAGATCGGAATCCAGAGTCTACTAGACTGGAGTATgtgattgttctctgttatcagccactacaCGGCAGGGTAATGACATGTACACCTATATAGTGACTGGTGCAGGATGtgattgctctctgttatcagccacatgtacacatatatagTGACTGGAGTATgcaattgctctctgttatcagccacatgtACACATATGTAGTGACTGCTGGATTATGGCTGTACAGGTCAAGGGGCTTATTCACATAGACAGGTCAGGCGATGGCCTCATCTGTGCCAGACTGGCTCCTTTGCCTGGCGATGTCCGTGACCCCTTGTACCCCTCAGTTATCAGCCCTTCTGGTGCTGTGACGGACTACAATACTGGATAGAACGCCGCGGGTGTGACCGTAGAGTTCAATTcacacctgcaaaaaaaaacccagccatgTTTGTACAACAGGAGTGTGTTGTGCCCATTTGATATCTATCTCTTTATGTCacttgtttttcttgttccgCACGTCCTGGTCTCGCTTTCCTACCAGTGTCACAGATCTGAGCGCCTTCTCTTTATGATTATCACTCCCATAAACCAAGATACAGCGAGATTCTCAGATCTGGCACATAAAATGGAAGTGTGAATAGTTACATTGACTTGTGTGAGTACAAGCCAGAGCGGGCACTCAGGGGAGGGGATGCCACATCTATGAGTAACAGGTACAGATAGTCCCCCGGGACATCCTAAATAACTGGGGAACATTATCCCTCAGGATTCCAAACCTCTGACTCCTATAAATCAATATGTACCAATCTctacatctaattatacaatattaataattctatcATTTCATTCAAATTAGTTTACCATTCTATTTTGAAGGCAGATTCCGACCCCCAACTCTAATCAAAATGGGTCCCGACACAGACTCCAACTCCATAGCCGtgttggaaagctgggtggcatctAACATGGCCTCCATTATAATTGTCATTCACTTGCTGTGATGTATACTCTGCCCTGGTAAAGATGGTGACCGCCACTCTGTGCACCACCACATATATTGTCAGCCAGCTGTGACGTTTTGTTGCCCCCTGATGTTTGTACCCAGGACTGGCAGGGGGAAGTTGCCGGTTCCTGAGTGGGTGCCGCCTCTTCTATGTCCGCAGATAACATTTGCAGCCTGTATTGTGTATGGTGGATTTGCTGGGTGTTTATCCTGTTAACATGGGACTGTGCCTGGGCTGCTGATATGATTATTATCCACCATGAGTCAGGAGCTCGTACAATCCGGGGATTAACAAGAGATTTCTGAAATGCCCACTGGTACCTCACACGGTTAGGCGGGGTCGGATTTTGCGCCTCGGAGCAAGTACCAGGGTTCATGTGATCCTCATGTGCTGCACTCATAAATGAGCCCTGCATGCTATCATGTGTCCTGTGTTACCCATACCCAGGACAGAGCACTTAGTAATGGGCATATAATGGGTGCTCTGTCTGACATGTGGGCTCCATCACATCTACTAAATGGAGCTACAAACTGTATGAAATATTTGGGATTGGCCTTTTTGGCTGTTtcctgtatatttgtattatGGGAGATGTTTAATTTCAGTAGCTGAACTTCCTGAATCCCTGCAGCAATCGGTTTGCAAACTGGTCTCAGTTTACAGCAGTATGTAGGGGCTGCCAGAAAGTGCAATCTGAGTTCCTGCAGTTGCAGTGAGTGCAGGTACGActagaccctaaggacactcaaacccccaacccacggacCCCGTACCTAtacccctccaccacccccaacccccttctttgctttggcaataccaaatgtcttattctttggtaatgctaataaagctcatttgtatcttggtAAAGTAATCTAGACATTAGCACCCCCGCCCCAGTAGAGACtggaccccttccccccccacccCTCTGCCCCATTAACAACTggaccccttccccccacccctctGCCCCATTGCAGACTggaccccttccccccacccctctGCCCCATTAACAACTggaccccttccccccacccctctGCTCCATTACAGACTGGACCCCttcaactacagagggatctgcgtcagaaGCACGCTGTGAAAACTGTTCAATGGCATCATCAATAACGgaatcctcacacaacacggggtcctcagcaagagccaagcagggttcatgccaaaccaccgcaccacggaccaaatctacaccctgcacagcctcatcaagacccacgtccacaactCCAGAAGAGGCAAAATATTCGCCtccttcgtagactttaagaaggcctttggctcagtatggcacccgggtctgctcctgaaacttctagagagtggaataggaggagaacatatgacgtcatcaagagctcctacactggaAACCAATGTAGTgtaaaggtgaatgggaaaaggacagcatatttCCAGCAgacccgaggggtcagacagggctgtagcctaagcccaacgctcttcaacatctacgtcaatgaactggctacagccctagaggcctcaccctgaacgacctaaaagtgaagttcctgctgtacgccgacgacctcctactcctgtcccccaccgagaaagacctccaagaaagcctgtcagtgctggaaaaattcagcaccacatgggctctacccatcaaccacaagaagaccaaagtcatggtatttcagaagaagggccacaacaaagccccccaccccacaattcacactgaacggctccacactggagaaaaccaacagctatacctacctggggctggagctcagccaataaggaagcttcaaagcagcaatagaaaccctgaaaggaaaagcctgcagaaccttccatgccatcagaagacaactgtaccacctcaaaccaccggtgagggtctggctgaagatatttgacgcagtcatcgctccaatccttctctatggcagtgaggtttggggcccagccacctacccagaccagtcaaagtgggattccagcccaacagagaccttccacctggagttctgcaaatacctgctccatgtccatcgcaacaccaccaacatgggatgccgggcagagctaggcagactccccctatggctcaccatgcagaagagggcgctatcattctggacacacatacagggcagcagccctgactcttaccaccaccaagcctggctgagccacagagccccgagaaaaactgacaccccccaaccaagcatcagccatctgccaagccaaaacccccaacatgccctgaataaggctcaaataaaaggagccactgagagagacaaagagcggtacatcgaggaatggagaagcgcaacaAATAACTGCAAGAAACTCATCAtccggggccacatggtggctcagtggttagcactgcagccttgcagcactggagtcctggtgttcaaatcccgccatgggcaaaaaaccatctgcaaggagtttgtatgttctacccgtgtttgcatggatttccatcccaaattcccaaaaaagacatactgatagggaaaaatgtacattgtgagctctatgtggggctcacaatctacataaaaaaaaaaaaaagaaactcatCATGTACCAGTTATTGCAAAAGGGCTACACCGTGgctacctacctggagagaatgcCCCACCCcaaacagacagaccctgagccggtacagactgagcgcccacagcctggagatggaaacggggcgacacaggcagatgtaTAAGCCACGGGATAACAgaatgtgccagcactgtgaccgggggccctagaagacgaggcccacttcctgctacactgcaccaaatactcagctgtgagggctgtcaaagactctctgcccacatcccagaattcacatctgcagatgagaagaggaaactctactcTATCTtactgcccaatacatgtccagctgtcaccaactaagaggaagatgagaccccacagactgttataccccaaatcacccaccccaacCTCCCATAcccactactccccccccccccccccccgtactagctttggcaatgccaaatacccaaTTGCCAATTGACCCCTTCCCCCTGCCCCATTACAATCTGCACTCCCTTCCCCCTGCCCCATTACAAACTGGACTCCCTCCCCCCTGCCCCATTACAAACTggaccccctcccccgccataAGCTGATATTTGGAGTAACTTGGTGTTGTGGACTTTGCAGCAGCTTTCCAGCCTGTATATAGGGGTAGGGGTTTGTGATCAGCAGCCCCCCTATTGGCTGCATATAGAGGGGTGTTTCCAGAGAGGACAGAAACCAGCAGATTTGCCTACGGTGTATATATAGAGCGCACATTTCCAGTATGCAAATAGGAACTGCCGGCTGTTTGTACCAGAAACAATGTGGTTTTACCTTGAAAAAGCAAACTGTGAAAATTCCCAGGTGAACAATAGGTTGTGTAAGGGGAGAGGTCTGCCATGTGATAGTGACTGAGCTCATATCTCTACTGTGTCTCTACTGTAAGGTgccagcagagatgtggggatgaTGGCCGAAGAATCACAACCACCTAATCTTCTACCAGGAGGAGAAGGGGAGCCTCGGCCTGGTGAGTAGTGGGAGAATGCCAGTATTGGGCCGTGGGGTGGAGGGGACTTCCTGTAAAAGGTTCCATGCCCATAGCACATAAAAGCTTGTAGTCTGGGCCTAGTACTCCACATCCCGCCATAATACTACCCAGCAAGTCTACAAGCAGGTACATGAGAGCTCGCCAGGTGtgaagctcactagggggcattTCATCCcatacatttatggtatatctgCAGgattgccataaatgtctgataggtggAAGTCTCAGGGATGGGAACCGCAACTATTTCCAGAATGGGGGTCCCTCAACCCCTAAGAGGTTCCAGTGATTGGAGAAAGCCGCACGTACACCACCACCTCTCCAGTAACTGCAGCGTCAGTCAGAACAGATCGGGGACCGCCTGTTGAAGATGTGGGATTAGAGGTCTACTTGGGGAGGAAGGACTCTTAAGGAGTCTGCTTTTGACACCTGCAGCAGATCAGAAGTCCAGAAGATCTTGTTATGGTGTCCGTACACATTAAGGGGCTGTCAGATGTGTGTGTCCTTTCCTTCCTGATACCAGATAGATTATTGTTCTGTAAGTCCAGTACACATTCAGCTATAAGGGGAAAGGGGGTGACCGTGTGCCAATAGGGTGCTTGGCTGACCATTATCTAATGTATAGGGCCAGCATTCCAGTCATTATAGTGCATCATGCCCAGAGGGAAGAGCTCACCCCCAGCAAGTAATGGAGAGTGGAAGTCCACAGCCCCCACTAGATGTCCTGGACATGCTCCTTCTCTGTGTACGGGCACCATACAGTGTATATTAGACTGTTCAGCTCCTGTGTCTAGCTCTGGAGAAGATGGTGTTACGACAGTGTTTGGCCAAATTTCTCTTAACTGCTGTGAAAGGACTTCTCTAAAACTCCATATTTCTCAATATTTCCTCAATATCAAGAAGCCAAAAGTCATCACACCTTCCCACATAAGGCTTTTATTTCTGTCCTTGGGTTTAGACATGCGTGCTGACCAATTTAGGAACTAGAAATGCCATAgtttactaatatactgtattgtCATATCTGCATTGTGGCAGATCTGTCATGTAATAGACACTGGTGGTGCCCGGCAAACCCATTGATCTAAAGCAGGGACCATTGATACATGTACAACACTACAGGACACTTTTATGGGATGTCTTGTCCCTTGTAGATACTTGCATCCTCAGATCTGCATCGAGGAGCCGCCTTTAACTATTTCATATCTTTGATCTCGTGTGATAGTAAGTAATCTAGGATAACTTTTCTTGatgtgtaaggttttttttttcctccaacagATCACCAGGAACAAATAGAAAATGGGCCAAATGGCGACTGTCAGCCTTTACTGCCATCAGAAATTCAGCCTCAGGATAACGGGTCGGAGGTTTTAGACGAGGCACGTCATGATGCCATACGTGATGTCAGACGCGATTCCCACCAGTGTGTGATAAAGGAGGGCTCTGATGACACCAATGCACAATGCAATAGCTCAGATACTTCTGTGGAAGACAAGACCGGTGAAACGGGTGATGAGACAGAACAGGTGGAGAGTGGAGGGTTAATGGAAGTACCAGAAACCTCAGCTATGGCTTTAAGTATGAACCACAATATGGctactgtagatgatgcggggacaCTAGATGGAAGTGAATGTTTACAACAAGACTGTACAGTAGATCCAGTTGGAGAGACTGATGGCCTATTGTATGATGGCAGCCAGCAACCACAGTCTGTGCAAATTACTGGTGAGGAGCCATTGTGCAACGTGTCAGCAGAAGGTAGTGACACTGAGCACAGCAATATGGAGGCCTCTGCTTGTGAAGCCAAACTAAATGATCTTGTGAACGACGACCCCAAGGAACTAACAGATTCTGCATCAGAAAATACACTAGAGGACTCCGGTGATTTCCCCGGTATCTCCCCGGGGGTGGGAGGAGTGACATCTGAGGCTTCTCCACCCTCTACCCCTGTTCCGCGAGAGGAGGATGTCACCGCAGAGAGCTGGCGCACAAAGCGGAAACACGTGTTTGTCTTGAGTGAGGCAGGAAAGCCTATCTACTCCCGCTATGGTAATGAAGAGGCCCTGTCTTCCACCATGGGTGTCATGATGGCGCTGGTCAGTTTTGTCCAGAGTGGAAATAACTCCATCCGCTCCATCCATTCTGGTAAGTGACACTAGTAACTCCTCAATATATTACAGGGGAAGTCTTGTTAACATTGGATTGTATTCTTATATCATGGAAAGATCTGCAACGTTCTGATCGCCTGTTCTCTTGATCAGTGacggtcccagcagtcagacccccaccaatcagcaagttTCCCCCTATTCTTTGGATCGTGGTCACTTATGGCTCTGTCAGTGTTATACAATGTGGGGTATCTGCAGGTGGAAGGTGTATTTTGTGAGACTCATCGTTGTTCTTTTCTCTCCCACAGACATGCAGAAAGTCGTCTTCCTGCAGCAGGGCCCCTTGGTATTGGTGTCTGTATCCCGGGCCCCTCAGTCAGAGGAGCAGCTGAGGAAGGAGCTGCAGTACGTTTACTACCAGATTATCAGTATGCTCACCCAGGCCAGTGTTGCGCGGATATTTGAGCGCAAGAAGAATTATGACCTGCGGCGTCTACTTGCAGGCTCTGAAAAGATCTTGGACAGCCTGTTGGACTTGCTAGATACTGACCCCGGCTTCCTTCTTGGGGCTGTTCGGTGTGTGGCTTTGCCCAGCCCATTGCGGGACTCCTTGAGCTCCATTCTTACCAAGGCCATCACTCCCAATTTAGTGTTCTCCATCTTAGTAGCAGAACAGCAGCTTGTGACTGTGGTGCAGGAGAGAGCAGTCATTGAGGATTGTCGCCTGGACCCTGCTGATCTCCACCTGCTGCTGAACCTCATCGGGGCCTCCTCTGCCTTTCAGGCAGGTGAGATCTGGACTCCTATCTGCCTGCCGCGGTTTAACCCAGATGGCTACTTTTATGCTTACATCTCATACTTGGACCCCGAATGCACTGTGTGTTTGGTGCTGCTATCCACAGATAAAGAGTCTTTCTATGCTGTGTCTGGCTGTAAGAGAAAGATCCAGGAGGCCATGGAAGCACAGAACTCTCTCCAGGCTCTGGCTGGGGCCCTCCGCTGCTGCTCATATAGTGTCTCACTTGTAGGGATCCCTGAACTCTTGCATTTTGTGTACAAGCCCATGGACATCCCAGAAACCTACCGACAGCTTCCACAATTCACCAGGTACTTCATTGTGTCTAGAAATAGAACATGTAATAAATCTATGCAGGCCGGAGCTGTACAATGACACAAGCTTCATGTTAGCGGCCCTAGGGTTGTGTCACACAACTGGAAATAGACGCCTTGCTACACGGGCCCTCGTGACTACCTGGAGATTGACCTGCAACCATTATTATCTGAATATGACTGTGACACATCAAGATTTACAAACTATACTAAACTGCAACTTTGCCACAATTGGAAATGGTTGCTTGACAGTCAATTTAATAGAAATCCAGTCATGGCTATTAAGTTACAACAGAATGTCACATGAAATAGATCAGTTGCATGGCTCCTCTGTGGCAGGGATCATATGGCACCCCCACCGACCAGCTGATATCTGCACAGTGACTACAGATTGAAGCAGACTgccgtacactgtgtagtggtcacactgtgctattgcagctcagctcccatcttCTTGAATGGCTACTACACATTGTACAAAGTTGCCTGCTCTGAGCACTGTGCAGATATCAGCATGATCAGCAGATATCAGTTGAGGTGCTGAGGGTTGAACCCATACTGATCAAATatcaatgacctattctaaagataggACATTATTATCTGGTCTTGGACAACCAATTTAGACTGAGGCCAAATAGCTGccttttttttggagccaaagccaggggtggatataacagaagggagaagcagagacgtataagaagctttctctatattccttttgtaaccactcttgtctttggctcaaaaaggctgcaacaacaaaaaaaaacaccacttatCTGCAGTGTGTGACTGGAGTCATTGTCATGGCTTCTGGGTGTTATGCAAGTTACTCCCTGACAATAACAGCTTTCCATTGTTCCCTGCAGTCCTGAAGCAGATGGTCCGTACTCCagtgaggaggagagacagagactCTTTGATCTGTACCGCTACCTGCACTGCCGCATTCACAACTCAGCAAGACCCCTGCGGCTCATCTACCATGTGGCTGAGAAGGAGACGCTGCTAGCCTGGGTGAGCTATCATTCTGTATTTGGGATGGAGTTGGGCAATGTCATTTAGGCTAGTACATAAGGTCATTGACAGACTGTAAACTGTAATCCTGCCAGTCACAGAGATCAATGAACTTCTCTCCTAGGTTCACGTAGCGGACATTCAGGTCAATGGTGCAGCCCTAGTTTGACAGACTAAGATTCAGGCAGCTAAACCTCACTACAAGAGATGGAGGCCATGCAGTTTGTTCATGTGGACCCGGGCCCTTGTAAATAAACACTTAGCATGGTCTATTCTGGTCAGTGTGTCCTTGGCTGGAATAGCTCATGTCAACCCGCAGTCCAAGGTTTCCACAGACTGCCCCTGACAACATACTGAGCTGCACTTGCTGGTTGGTGAAGGCACAACAGAAAGGACCATGTGTGTAAGGTCTGAGCGAGTAAAAATAGGGACAGCAGTCCAGAGTGCCATCTCCCCCAATTTGTTATGTCATTATCATTTAATTCTTATCTAATTAGAACAATTGCCtaatatatgataaaaaaaacaacacgtATGGGAGAACTGAATGACCATCTAACATGTGGTGTACAGACTCTTCCCGGAAACAGATGACAGGGGAAAGAGGAGTCAGACATGTATCATGTCAACGTGCCATCCTTTTATTCTCATGGATATAAAACACTGTCTGAGGTGTCTGGAAGCATCTTGCTTCTCTCTACCTTTTGAGAACACTTGTActaactgagcatgcatgtgtctgGGAAGTCGAGAGGAATAGCTGTCATTCTGAAGCACTTGGCCACCTTAAAAGACAAATCCGTCCATACATATTCAATAATCTGACGCCTAGACTTCAGTCTGTGGCCTTCAGTGAATAATTTCTAGGACCATGTGTGTCAGTGCTTTTACCATACCATATgatacctgtgtgcgcaccagctgtaatgtgaactatgtgatttaTTGTGTTTTCCCCCCGCAGGTAACCAGTAAGTTTGAGCTATACACGGCATTCAGCTCCCTAGTAACAAAGGTGGGTGCAATAAATGTCATAACCAAGCTGCTCCGCTGGATCAAGAGGGAGGAAGATCGTCTATTCATACGTTACCCTCCAAAATATTCCACAACCCCTGTCCCTGGGAAAGGAGTTAAATCCAGCCGGACAGATAGGACTGACCCTTCTCAGAACGGCTTCTTCACTGGACTCTAGTGGCGGTGAGTCTCCATGTGACACTCTGGACCTGCCCATACCATACTGTCTAACCACTGCACTCAGAAGACCTCCCCTCCGCTATGGACTATAGATTCTAACAAAGCACAGTAAGCGGTAAGGAGTAAGATGGACGATCCCCATGACCTTTCTCTACCACATCCTGTTATTTTTCTCATCAGTGTGGTCCTCAATAAAGCTGCTCCACTAATACACATGACTTCTTTTATTATAATCTAGGGCAATTCATAGCAATGCAGCCAAGTCTTCCCGCTGCTCTATCAGTAGGTCAAAGAGTCGTCCCACGGTGGCTTCACTCACCTTCACCTGCATGAGAAAGCGTAGAATTACACAGGCAGAGCTTCTGTACTGCTCCCATATCTCTGGTTCCCCAGCTGTATGCTAAACTGCAACTACCAACatcatgataggagttgtagtattACAACAGCTGCAGCCACAGGTTGAGAAACACTAATGTATAAGATAAGACTGTATAAGAATTCTTTCTTCATTGCATGTAATCCAGAAtcggccgagtgtgcatgtgtaatgGGGACCAGGAGAGATGGGAGTCGGACAAGCAATATATGTAGATCATGTGCTTTTTCTCACTGTCATTGCTTTACCCTCTGTAATGTGAAGAGGAATGTGACACTCTACCTGCCAGGTCTTCAGGACGTTGTCAGCTGGCACCCCTCCTTGTTGTTGCCATAGGTCAATGAAATCACGCGAGATGGCCAGTTGTGCTGCTAGCCATTTCCAGTCATATCCTTCAGTAGAAACATATCATTACTACATCATAACCATTGTTCTAGCCTAGAGGCAGATTGATGGTGGGGCAACAAATGGAGTTCTGTCCTTAGTTCAGTCAGCCCAATGGAAAAGGGATCTCTATACTGCCCCTTTGTGATGCTAAGAAAAACATGCTGTGTGGGTGCTAGGATCTGGTCTTACCGTTGGGATGGGACAGGCTGAGCTTCACTGTAAGTGGCGTCCACAAGGATGGAACAATGTCTTTTATAAGATGCTCTTCTGACAACATGGGACCTGCAGACTGACAGTGAATGAGCTATACACTGGTGGGGACACACAGACTAAGTCTATTCAGGGGTCAAGGAAGCTGAGGTATGAGTAGCTGTTTGCAGTATCTTCACTTCACTTGATGCCACAAGGACAACTAAAGCAGCTGAAGGTGACCGTAGCCAAATCTACTGCAAAATCTGTCTTACATAAGGATCTTGATGCAGATTTGGATAGAGACTCGCCTTGGAATTGCTTTAGACTTCACCCTCTGCAACAAGTAAAATCCTCAGCAGCTCTGCCACAAATCGGACAagcaaatttagatttttttttatcctattaatatatATGTGAATCCACCTTTTCAATGTGAGAGCCGTGCAAACAGCTCTTCATATCTCAGCTTTACGGACCCATGTAGGTATGACATAGAAGAGGGATATGGATACATTGTCCAGGACCTAGCAAAGCTGACTACATTGTATGGGCAGGAAGCTGTGTATGGCGCTCTGTACAGTGTCACATTGGTGCTGGGAACTGCATCTCTACCCCCATCCatatgaataggagcagagctggttTCAGCTGTATACCTAGTATAGGCTTCCAGAGGCCAAGACAGCTGATCGGCACAGGGTCCAGGTATCTGACCCCGAGTAATCTGATACTGAATTACTGATCCATATTTgctagatcctggacaacccatgtTTTTATAGAAATAGCTGCAATACTGTTCTATTCCACTAGATGTCATATTGACGCGTAGTAGAGAGAATTGCAGGATGTCTGCTGCAGATCTCACCCAGCCAGCGCAGAAGGCGTCTTTCCCTGTGCATGGCACGGACTATATCTTCTCTTCCCAGAGACTTCAGCTGTTCTGCCAGCTTCCGTAGCATGTTGTAATTATCTGTATGACTCTGGAAGGTCACTAAGAAATCCTTAACACTTTTGGGCTGGCTGGTCTGTGGACAGATGTGAAATGTTCAGATGCCTAATACTTACCATATacacatacaaatatatatatccagtaggatTCCCTTTAAGAGTCTTCTACTCATGAAATGCGTGTGCGCAGAGCCTGTATGTCAGCAACTGGAGTTCTGTATTATACTAGGCCTACTGTATGGTGCCACTATGCAGCAGCAATTTTTCCCTCCCTATTTGCCGCCATAGTCAGATGTGACTCCTTATTGTATTTTGTATGACATTTTCTGAACATTTTAACCCTGCCTCAGTATGTTCTTCAAGTGCTGAG contains:
- the LOC142184521 gene encoding uncharacterized protein LOC142184521 isoform X2, with protein sequence MALRDMDHWEQERWGPVEDDELEGHRATRNVAEEHDDSTDWISSIAPLRSQDPAFMTDFCWSPAVLSAFDNLPPLNSEDVTTLNSFLGLPLTSQPKSVKDFLVTFQSHTDNYNMLRKLAEQLKSLGREDIVRAMHRERRLLRWLGPMLSEEHLIKDIVPSLWTPLTVKLSLSHPNGYDWKWLAAQLAISRDFIDLWQQQGGVPADNVLKTWQVKVSEATVGRLFDLLIEQREDLAALL
- the LOC142185249 gene encoding vacuolar fusion protein MON1 homolog B-like, translating into MSGASRDVGMMAEESQPPNLLPGGEGEPRPDHQEQIENGPNGDCQPLLPSEIQPQDNGSEVLDEARHDAIRDVRRDSHQCVIKEGSDDTNAQCNSSDTSVEDKTGETGDETEQVESGGLMEVPETSAMALSMNHNMATVDDAGTLDGSECLQQDCTVDPVGETDGLLYDGSQQPQSVQITGEEPLCNVSAEGSDTEHSNMEASACEAKLNDLVNDDPKELTDSASENTLEDSGDFPGISPGVGGVTSEASPPSTPVPREEDVTAESWRTKRKHVFVLSEAGKPIYSRYGNEEALSSTMGVMMALVSFVQSGNNSIRSIHSDMQKVVFLQQGPLVLVSVSRAPQSEEQLRKELQYVYYQIISMLTQASVARIFERKKNYDLRRLLAGSEKILDSLLDLLDTDPGFLLGAVRCVALPSPLRDSLSSILTKAITPNLVFSILVAEQQLVTVVQERAVIEDCRLDPADLHLLLNLIGASSAFQAGEIWTPICLPRFNPDGYFYAYISYLDPECTVCLVLLSTDKESFYAVSGCKRKIQEAMEAQNSLQALAGALRCCSYSVSLVGIPELLHFVYKPMDIPETYRQLPQFTSPEADGPYSSEEERQRLFDLYRYLHCRIHNSARPLRLIYHVAEKETLLAWVTSKFELYTAFSSLVTKVGAINVITKLLRWIKREEDRLFIRYPPKYSTTPVPGKGVKSSRTDRTDPSQNGFFTGL
- the LOC142184521 gene encoding uncharacterized protein LOC142184521 isoform X1 → MALRDMDHWEQERWGPVEDDELEGHRATRNVAEEHDDSTDWISSIAPLRSQDPAFMTDFRWPPDVEEHHNPTEQTTCTYPDLQISLSATDFCWSPAVLSAFDNLPPLNSEDVTTLNSFLGLPLTSQPKSVKDFLVTFQSHTDNYNMLRKLAEQLKSLGREDIVRAMHRERRLLRWLGPMLSEEHLIKDIVPSLWTPLTVKLSLSHPNGYDWKWLAAQLAISRDFIDLWQQQGGVPADNVLKTWQVKVSEATVGRLFDLLIEQREDLAALL